ACACGGATCCTCTGCGGTACTTCTTCCTACAGTTGGGACTCTAACGTGTGGGCTCGACCCTACATGTCGGTAAGGGAGGACTGCTGCAGAGGAATCCCATCCTTATAAAAGGACACGGATCCTCTGCAGTACTTCTTCCTATAGTTGGGACTCTAGCGTGCGGCTCGACCCTACATGTCAGTAAGGGAGGACTACTGTTGAGGAATCCCGTCCTTATAAAGGGACATGGATCCTCTGCAGCACATCTTCCTATGGTTGGGACTCTAACATGTGGGCTGCACAATACAAGTTTTGTGTTAGGAGTAAGGCGGTGTCTTTATAATAAATGAAGACCAAATATAATAGATGGAGAAAAGATAAATGAAGAACAAATATAATAGGTAGAAAAAAAGAGTGAATTTAATAGAAATCCACACCATGACATCATAGGTTACAGagtatagttttttttaaaaaaaaggcagTGTCACGATGATACGGCAATATAGGCACTATCCATATAAATTACGGGTTGGAATTAGCTTATCCTCATCTCTTGGTTGACAGAGAATTGTACCTGACATTTGCAGTAGTAGGTAAGTAGATTTTTGATTGAGGTACCAGAAATGTTAAAAATTTATTAACTGACCGACCGACCGGCCGAATTGGAGTAGTAGTAGTACATGCCATGGTATGGAGACCATAGGAGGAGACGAGCATGAATATTAGGAGGGGGGAAATTAAAGGAATTCAATGAGAAAGGAGTGTGGATGGTGTTTGACCTGAAGCAGCCGAGGGTGATGACGGTGCGCACGATGCCGTCGAGGCGCaggcggccccggcggcgggcgacgTCGAGGGAGACGAGGACGGGGGTGGTCTGGGGCTGGTCCAGCGTCCCGAGCCCCAtggcggcggcacgcgcgcgGGAGTCGTGGGAGGAGAGgtcgccgaggccgaggcgctcGAGAGTGGAGGCGTACTCGAGGTGGTGGACGGCGGC
This window of the Panicum virgatum strain AP13 chromosome 1K, P.virgatum_v5, whole genome shotgun sequence genome carries:
- the LOC120647157 gene encoding large ribosomal RNA subunit accumulation protein YCED homolog 1, chloroplastic-like isoform X2 — its product is MSSYLGVAAPVSFHPFLLRPSSLLRSTPPPWRAKRRSIAAVSVQGGDGDSFFTVDFDPDDYAAEPESDESPWEGALVYRRDAAVHHLEYASTLERLGLGDLSSHDSRARAAAMGLGTLDQPQTTPVLVSLDVARRRGRLRLDGIVRTVITLGCFRYNSLSTKR